GCAAGCGATGGAGCGGAGCGACCGAGCGTCGCGAGCGTGAAACGTGGGACGACGGAAGACGAACGGAGTGAGTCTTCCGGTAGTCCCACTCCCACTTTTTACTTCGTCGGGTAGCGGCTTCGCCGCTACCGCTCCTCGTAAAAACTTGGGGAAAAACTGCCGGCCGCGAGCGATGCTCGCGGCCGGTGAACCGCGCTCACTTCGTTCGCGCGGATGCTTGTGCATAGAACGTTCTTCGGCCCCAAAACACGGGATTCGGCGTCGGAAATACGAAAGAGTCGAGTGGCTAAGAGCGGCACAAGACGTTTGTATACAGCTTGCATACGCTCGTGTATGAGCACGAGCATCCGCGTGTCGGACGAGACGAAGGCCCTGCTGGAGCGGTTGAAGCGGGACGACGAGACGTTCGACGAACTCCTGCACCGGATCGCCAGCGAGGAAGAGCCGATCAGAGCCGGTGCGTGGTCGGACCAAGAGGGTGAACGCGCCAAGGAGCGGATCCGCGAATCGCGCGAGCAGTGGGACGACCGCCGATGACGTTTCTGGATTCGTCGGCTATCATCGACTACCTGCGGGACGTCGATCACGTGGTCGAGTACCTCGACGGCCGAGAACCGTTCTTCACCTCCACCATCTGTGTCTACGAGGTTATCGACGGGCGACTCGGCTCGGGCGAGACTGACGTGACCGGACTCCGGGAAGATTTCGGTGGTGTGCAGGCACTCGACCTCTCCGAGAACATCGCCCTCGAAGCTCTCCGGATTCAGGACGAACTGATGAACGACGGTCACCGGCTGACCACGCCAGACGCCCTGATCGCCGCGACCGCCCGCTCGACGGGAGACGAACTCGTCGTCGCCGACGCCGACTTCGAGACCGACCACCTGACCGGCCTGCTGGACGTCACGAACCTGCGCGATAGGTGACCCGCTCGTTTTCACGTGGCGGGAAATACGACTGGGTGTACGACGAGAGCGATCGCCTCTCTGGAATCAGTCGTCGTGCTCCTCTATCTCTCGATGTGTGATAAAAAATAGAGCTATCCCCACTACAGTTCCGAGCATTGCGCCTGCCATTCCAAACAGAGCACCGCCGCCAATCATACTGACGAGGAGCACGAACAGAACCGCGAACGGAGATGGAGCATCATCAGTCGTCACACTCACTAACTGAAATTACACTCTGGTAACTGTTTCTGGAACGGTACCAGTGAGTCGAACGTTTTTTCGACTCGATCAGAACGTTTCGACAGGTACACCGAGTTGCTGGAAATCCGTCGTGTTGTCTGTCACGACGGCCTCACCGGTGATATCGGCGAGTGCGGCCACCATCGCATCGACCATATCGGCTCCGGAGTCTCCACCCTCGGTTGGATCGGCCTGTGCGAATAGCCGCCCCGCCCGTTTCGCCATCTCCGCGTCGAGTTCCGTAACCGAATACATGCGGCTCAGGTTCTCGATGCACCGCAGCTCCTCGTGGTCGAGAGCGAATTCAGCACCGTATTCCAACTCTGCCAACACTGGGGTCGGGATCCGCTGAATTTCGTGCTCAGCTTTCAGTTCCCGAGCCTTCCTGTGGGCGGCTTCGTCCCCACTAAACAGGTCGATGAGATAGTTGGTATCAAGAATCATCGACCATCCGCTCCCGAACGTCTCGCGCGCTCGACCGATCCATCTCCGCGATCCGATCTTTCATCTCTTCGCCTTTTTCTGCCGAGATTACCCCAGCGACGAGGTCGGGATCGGGTGCCGGCGCGCCGGTTAGTCGGACGAGTGCCTCGCCCATCGTCTCGCTATCTTCCTTCTCCGTCTTGAGGTAGTCGTGAAACCACTCGTCGACCCTGACCGTCTTCATTGTGTATTCGAATACACGGCAAAGCCTCAAGAAAATTGCGGGGGTCACGACGGCGTGACCGAGACCCGGGAGGACGCCCGATCGAGTGCTAGCCAATCACATCCCGGAAAATCCGGAAACACCCCCAGTAAGCCCTTTTAGATGCCCGCCGTCGGTCGATATGGGGGACGCCGTCGCGGCGTCTCGCCCAGTCCGCACCTGCCGACGGACACACCAAGAGAGCCATGTCCCGAAATTCAAGCGGCCCCGACGGGTCACGGAGGGCACAGCGCGACGAGTACCGGCACCGGGGGGTAGGTCGATGATGCTCGTCGCCTATCTCCTCGCGGGGACGGTCGTCCTGCTGGTCGGGACGGTACTGGTCGCCATCGCGAAGGCGAACAGGGACGTCGAGATCGACCTCACCCTGATCCGGCT
This Halorientalis sp. IM1011 DNA region includes the following protein-coding sequences:
- a CDS encoding antitoxin VapB family protein; translated protein: MSTSIRVSDETKALLERLKRDDETFDELLHRIASEEEPIRAGAWSDQEGERAKERIRESREQWDDRR
- a CDS encoding PIN domain-containing protein, which translates into the protein MTFLDSSAIIDYLRDVDHVVEYLDGREPFFTSTICVYEVIDGRLGSGETDVTGLREDFGGVQALDLSENIALEALRIQDELMNDGHRLTTPDALIAATARSTGDELVVADADFETDHLTGLLDVTNLRDR
- a CDS encoding PIN domain-containing protein codes for the protein MILDTNYLIDLFSGDEAAHRKARELKAEHEIQRIPTPVLAELEYGAEFALDHEELRCIENLSRMYSVTELDAEMAKRAGRLFAQADPTEGGDSGADMVDAMVAALADITGEAVVTDNTTDFQQLGVPVETF